The following is a genomic window from Artemia franciscana chromosome 4, ASM3288406v1, whole genome shotgun sequence.
taacttaggaatgggtgattggatcttaatggagTTCGATATTTACGTATCTCAGTAAATGATACGAAGAAAtacgtatctcagagctcttattttaaatcccgatcgtatctggtgatattggggggagttagaggggaaatcttggaaaacgcttagagtggagagatcgagatgaaacttggtgggaagaataagcacaagtcctagatacgtgattgacatagccggactgAATCAGCTCTCTTTAAGGGAGTTGGGTTGGGgtgttaatttgggaaaatttgaaaaattgaggcgTTTTTAGCTTATGAACAattgaccggatcttaatgaaatttgatatttatgagggactcgtgtctcagagcccttattaTAAATTCCaatcagatctggtgacattggggggaattggagggggaaatcggaaatctcggaaaacgcttagagtggagaaatcgggatcaaacttggtgggtagaataagcaaatgtcgtagatacgtgattgacgtaaccgggcTGGATCCGATCTttttgggagagttaggggggtcaagtgcttttgcgagtttggtgcttctggacgtgctaggacgatgaaaattggttggcatgtcagggacctgcaaaaaatgacttgataaagttgttttccccgattcgatcatctggggggctgaagagagagaggaaaactagaaaatatttttaacttacttatttttaacttacgagtggttgatcggatcttaatgaattttgatgtttagaaggaccttgtgtctcggagctcttattttaaatcccgaacggcagtaagcctctgattttcctatTAAATCAACCTATTGGTTctcagaattttgctagagctcacaccatgagctcttggctcttccagcttcgtcacaagtgccatatgagcttttaactcttgttctatatttttgtttcgtttcaATTGTACATGAGATTAACCTGCATGCCTGTGATTATTTTTGGAATCTTTAGAGTTGTGTATCGTGGACATAAATCAATCTGTACCAGGGCATGCAAAGACTGAAGAAGAAGGATTTTTCAGTAGATTTTGCAGGGGTTGATTCCGAAAATTTAACTAAACTGATGTTTCTTTCTGTTAAATCCCATTAATTCTAGGTCATAATGgaaactatttcttttttgtaggaGAGACTAGTCCTGCAATGATCAAAGATGTTGGAGTTGAGGTGGCCATCTTAGGTCATTCTGAGAGAAgaaatgtgtttggggaatcTGATGAGGTACTTATAgatctttaatttctttttgtaagtTGTATGAAGTTGTCCTGCTTCAAAATTAGACCTTTTCTTGTGGCTTTATCCGACGTGCCTTATTCCTTGGTTGACTTGATGTGTTCCTGCTTAGTTTATTTTGTGTTGGTAATCAGGTATGTACCTAGGGTGAAGAATCTTCCCCTAAAAGAAACTCAAGAATTTTCATAGCTGTTCACAATATCCAAGTGTTTCACCTTaatgtctgattttttttacacCCTTCCCCTCCCAGCGAAAATTTCACTATATCCCTGGTAGGGGAGctttctcctgaaaaaaaaaaaaaacaaaacaaaacaagaattatCATAGTTGTCTACAATTTCAAAGTAGTTGACCttctgtttattattttctttggacATTCCCTCCCCCATTTCCTACCAAAGAAACATAAGCTTGTGCCTCTTGGTAATGTCAATTTTCGTTCAAAACCTGAACatgcatttttatttcttctcaaCAGTTCTTAACTGTTCAGTTTTGTTAGATTTTGAGTATTGAGGGGAGTGTATAGTACTTGAAAAAGTTAcacacttaattttttttcagtaactaCCTCGAGCCCTATCTTAATTGCTTTGATTATCTTAATAACTCTTTTTATCTAAAATTGTTTGAACTTGACTCCTCTTTTGTCCATTGAAAGAAACTATGCCTGAACATGGAATCTTATCTAATGCTCCACCGTTAATATTCCAGCTAGCAATGTTTACATTCGTTAAGGTCATTGTTTAAGAATTTTCTGTACTACAGGCCATTTAATACTGTAGCAAGGATGGTTCTTCGAGCTGCGGAGGGCACATTTAAGGTCGTTAGTACAGGGAGTCTCTTTCGAGTTGGCATGTCCTTCCCCACATTGGGAGGGTGACTATACTGCTGACAATTGTAGCATCGCAGCGGGAGAAACTTATATTCAGAAATGTTTAGTCTCTCATAACCTAACGTAAGAGGAGGCTGGATAGCATCATTCAGGTAGATAACTGTCCCAGGAAAGTTATCTACTAGTTTCATTCAGGTGTTCTTTACTTTCGAAGTGCAGTTTGTACGTCCGAGTGGAACGGATTGTGTCGGTTTTGCTATAGTTTTTTATGCGAGTGGAGAGGTCGTCGGCGGAGACATCCTCGGGAATGAAACGAATTATTCCATAGAACGAAGGACTAGCGACTTTGACAGTAATAGACTTATATTCTCTTGCTAGGGCAGATGCAAGTGCCTGAGCTACTATCACAACGCgccattaattttttcttggtttcaaaTCTACAATATGAGAGCGACTCACCACACTTAACTTTCCAAGAAGTTCTTACGTGAGGCAGGGTTATCAAGTTCTGCTGGAGGATGCTTTAAAACGACAGTATAGGTGGACTTTGTTGGGGAAGGGTCGGGCTAAGGGCCCAGTGGGGGTCAGGTTTTGAGCACGCTCAGAAGTgacataaatttgaaatttgcacATGGCTCGTTGACTTTTCTCGTAAGGGTGGCGGTTACTTCACCGGAGAGTATAGGGACCTCATCGGGCTCGAATATTGATAAACGAAAGAGGAGACGCGTTTTTCTTCACAGCTTCTAAAAACTCGGATCAAGTCCAGGACATTATCCTGGTGACTCTGTCTTTCGGTCACGCGCATGGGAACACTGGCAAGAGACAATAATAAATTCCTTGGCCTGAAATATAGCTTCTGGCTTGTAGAATTGTACCGCTTTCATCGCAATTCCTTCGGATAGGTCTCCAGCTTTGTTAGCCCGGTAAACAAAGTTCAGCAAAGGGTTCCATAAAACCTGCTCGCTCGCCATTCTGTCATCGAGTAAAATTCAGGTAAATAAATTCTAACAAAATGGGAAGTGTGGAACCCGGTACACATATCCCCAACAGTTTAAGTAGAAAAGTACGGCCGGTACTACGACTCTTCTGTACCGTTCCTGCTCTCTTTTGCAGAGTTAGAGAGCTCGACgatgctgattttttttggcCAGAATAGGTTGTTGTGGCAACACTGCTGGTTGATTAGATAGTGTTGCCTGAAAATTAGTAATCATATAAATGCCCAAACTTTTAATTATCAGGATAtttgttgagaaaaaaaatccaataataAATGCTATACATAAACAATAGGCCCATTTTATAATTAAGACACATTTCCCTAGAGGCtgagggggtcattttatctccaaagacataatcTTTAGGCCTCTCACCTATGCTGAACGatatagctgtctcaaaattttgattggatgattttggaaaaagtggcctgggaggaagcctagttgcccttcatttttttggccacttaaaaagggctctagaactgtTAAGTGAACCCTTTTCCTATATTCCACGCCCACTGAGTCGGTAtgatcactcctggggaaaaaaaaacatgcatccgtgatctttcttctggcaaaaaaaaaaaattacgtttgtgcaggtaggagcttgaagcctCAATAGTAGGATTTTCTAATAGGTTGAATTTTATAACGTGTTTTTTattcagattctatgactttcagagGGTGTTtacctcttttttcgaaaataagtcgaattttctcaggtctttgatgggtatgacaaaacttaatgaggcttgtatatttgaaatcaacatacaaATCCAGTTCTTtcgatataactattggtatcaaagttctgtttttttctttggcttcggttactattgagccggatagctttttacttacagtttgttaccacgaactgtttgaaatattaatTCCTTTGCAGCTAATTGGGGCCAAGGCTGGCCATGCCCTTAAAGCTGGGTTGAAGGTGATCCTATGCATTGGTGAAAAACTTGAAGAGAGGGAAAGTGGAAACACAGAGGAAGTTGTTTTCCGTCAGCTGAAAGCAATAACTGATAATATCAAGCCTGATCAATGGCAAAATGTGGTCATTGCCTATGAGCCGGTTTGGGCAATCGGTACTGGTAAAACAGCGTCTCCAGCTCAGGTAAAATTGCTGTTCTATCTTTTGTTTCATCATTATTTTGCTATTGTTATCTCTTTATCTTGCTATTGTCTTTATCGTGTaattgttttattctttatctTTTGTTTGATCTTTAGCATATTCAGTTTTATACTAGGAGTAGAtggactagttttttttaatgtctccAAAAACGACTTGATTGTTTGCATAGACTACTATAATTCAGATAATCCATTTCGTTCTAATAGTAGATTAGTTACACAACATAAGAATAGAAAGATCAGTTTTCTCTAATCTATTTTAAAGATTAGTttcctaatttctttttttgtcaggtTTTCAggacattttattattttataccTTAATTACGTTTCTCTCAATGTAACTAAGAGAATGTTCTTATGGAATAACCTGTGCTGGTGGGTGTACGTGGGTGGGGCGACAGTACGTCTAAGCAGAAGTATTCTTGGTTAATCGAATAATTATGTAGTTGCAAGCAATTCATGAGTTTCCTATTAAGCTGTAATTGAAacgtaagaatttttttttttgaataaaaatatttgtaatgatATTGTAattgtctatttttttaaatcaatttttttattaatttggaaGAAATCAGTTATCCGTAAAATGTTGTTGGTTATTTAGAGCTCGTTTTAACAATGACTTTCTTGTGGCTTGAATTAACATTGAGAGTAGATGCTTACTCTTCTATTCTAAAAAGCCCCCGGACTATTGTTGAATACGGATTATTAGGGTACAAAACTTACCATATTGTAAGCTACATGGTAACATACCAAGTTACTATGGTAAATCCCTACAGTCTACCCTATGGTAATCCTGGAGGGTGGATCACCAAACACAAATCTGACAACAATCAGTCCTTTGTTACCTGACTCATTGTGTAGCAAAGGGAAAAAAGAGGCCTAAATATTATGTAGATAAACACCTTACTCTTCAGTCAATATGGGGATAGCCTATTAAACTGGTGTAATTTTAAAAACACCAATATCCCACCGCAcaagatttatttcaaaactaaaaagtgaattgtcgtgttttttttaccgcttgtaaaaaattcatttcaaaaaataacatttttggaATTggcatttccaaaaaaaaatttctcttagccagattttgtttttgtatttcagTATTATCTATAGTTTACCctattttattttctccttttttttgctattgatgtttttgtttttgtttgggtGAAAGTTTGACAGTTGCTTGGTGATCCATCAAATTTAAAAGAGAATGGAAAAGCAAAAATAGAAACATGTCAGGTTTCTcctacaataataaaaaaaagtgttgtgCACGCTAGtggtttttatgtatttaaaatctggggaaattctttttttttttttttagtaaaagcctTCCAACTATTCCAGTGGTTTTAAAGGAAAACGCTAAACTCCAGGCGAAAACCAGACacttcgaaatattttgagagCTGAATAAGATAAAAGAAACCAGACTGAACCAGTAGATGATACTTCCTTAGTTTGATAAGGCGAGCTGT
Proteins encoded in this region:
- the LOC136026492 gene encoding triosephosphate isomerase-like isoform X3; the encoded protein is MKSVFTRKVERETSPAMIKDVGVEVAILGHSERRNVFGESDELIGAKAGHALKAGLKVILCIGEKLEERESGNTEEVVFRQLKAITDNIKPDQWQNVVIAYEPVWAIGTGKTASPAQAQEIHVKLRKWLNDNVSADVAQKTRIIYGGSVTADNCRELAREGDIDGFLVGGASLKPDFVQIVNARQ